In the genome of Vicia villosa cultivar HV-30 ecotype Madison, WI linkage group LG7, Vvil1.0, whole genome shotgun sequence, one region contains:
- the LOC131620436 gene encoding uncharacterized protein LOC131620436, translating into MLLLPSSSKLHTAFWFHTPSYRTTQTHRNSNIVKCATKRTGKQRYPSEKKKLKSKHKELLLSTSNDDKSKFKGTWRLYNLAVPLDQDLGKDFLEVSDELLEVISKLLKFPVASMLPREPFSVVRKSFDARKEPKFVHTVDMDVEKLLSLEPRYWDFISQLQPKVGLVERVHDGGDFGDLMSIIQDCKENSEGVVKGENGHSIFSKELNKKQDTRKPKIAVVGSGPSGLFAALVLAELGADVTLIERGQPVEKRGLDIGSLIVRRILELESNFCFGEGGAGTWSDGKLVTRIGRNGGSVIAVMKTLVQFGATKQILIDGKPHLGTDRLVPLLRNFRKHLQDLGVTIKFGTRVDDLHIEDGHVLGVMVSESADKLRLRSQKLECDAVILAVGHSARDVYQMLLTHNVELIPRDFAVGLRIEHPQELINKIQYAELASEVCRGRGKVPVADYKVVNHIDKNDFNESSDSKVENRSCYSFCMCPGGQVVLTSTKPSEICINGMSFSRRASKWANAALVVSVTKNDFEALNYYGPLAGVEFQSEFERRAAIMGGGNFVVPVQTVPDFLENKLSVTSVPPSSYRLGVKASNLHQLFPTNIIEALKHSLVMFEKELPGFICNEALLHGVETRTSSPVQIPRDIDSYESTSVKGLYPVGEGAGYAGGIISAAVDGMHAGFAVAKKFNLFHGDVKSVLGKAHNAGLVKY; encoded by the exons ATGCTTCTTCTTCCTTCCTCCTCGAAGCTACACACCGCTTTCTGGTTTCACACCCCCAGTTACCGAACCACCCAAACCCACCGCAACAGTAATATCGTAAAATGCGCCACCAAGAGAACCGGCAAACAACGGTACCCGTCAGAGAAGAAGAAGCTAAAATCAAAGCACAAAGAACTTTTGTTATCTACTTCTAATGATGATAAGAGCAAATTCAAGGGTACATGGAGACTATACAACCTCGCTGTTCCACTCGATCAGGATCTCGGTAAAGACTTTCTAGAAGTTTCTGATGAACTTCTGGAAGTAATCTCTAAGCTTCTCAAGTTTCCG GTTGCTTCGATGTTGCCGCGAGAGCCTTTCTCGGTTGTTAGAAAGTCTTTTGATGCTAGGAAG GAGCCCAAATTTGTGCATACCGTCGACATGGATGTCGAGAAACTCCTCAGCCTAGAGCCTCGTTATTGGGACTTTATTTCTCAGCTGCAACCTAAAGTTGGCCTTGTGGAACGTGTGCATGATGGGGGAGATTTTGGTGATCTGATGAGTATTATACAAGACTGTAAAGAAAATAGCGAAGGTGTAGTGAAAGGGGAAAACGGACACAGCATCTTCTCAAAAGAGTTGAACAAAAAGCAGGATACCAGAAAGCCAAAAATTGCTGTAGTGGGTAGTGGGCCATCTGGCCTATTTGCTGCTCTTGTTCTTGCGGAGCTCGGTGCAGATGTCACACTAATAGAAAGAGGTCAACCAGTTGAAAAGAGGGGGCTTGATATTGGTAGTCTTATAGTTCGGAGAATTTTAGAATTGGAAAGTAACTTCTGCTTTGGGGAG GGTGGTGCAGGTACCTGGAGTGATGGAAAGTTGGTAACTAGAATTGGACGCAATGGTGGCAGTGTCATTGCG GTTATGAAAACTCTAGTGCAGTTTGGAGCTACAAAACAGATATTGATTGATGGAAAACCTCACTTAGGAACAGATAGGTTGGTTCCATTACTTCGCAACTTCAGGAAACATCTGCAAGATTTGGGT GTAACCATAAAATTTGGAACACGAGTAGATGATCTACATATAGAAGATGGACATGTCCTCGGGGTTATGGTATCAGAATCAGCTGATAAATTGCGTTTAAGAAGCCAAAAGTTGGAATGTGATGCAGTCATTCTGGCGGTTGGTCATTCTGCCCGTGATGTATATCAAATGCTTCTTACTCACAATGTGGAATTAATACCCAGAGATTTTGCT GTAGGGCTACGGATTGAGCATCCTCAGGAGCTAATAAACAAAATACAG TATGCTGAACTGGCATCTGAAGTTTGTCGTGGACGTGGTAAAGTCCCAGTGGCAGATTACAAAGTTGTCAATCATATTGACAAAAATGATTTCAATGAATCATCTGATTCAAAGGTGGAAAATCGTAGTTGCTACTCTTTTTGCATGTGTCCAGGTGGGCAG GTTGTTCTCACAAGTACAAAGCCATCTGAAATATGCATCAATGGCATGTCATTTTCCCGGCGAGCATCTAAGTGGGCAAATGCTGCACTTGTTGTGTCAGTTACAAAGAATGATTTTGAAGCTTTAAATTACTATGGCCCGCTTGCTGGTGTTGAATTCCAG AGTGAATTTGAACGAAGAGCTGCTATAATGGGAGGAGGAAATTTTGTTGTACCTGTCCAGACAGTTCCAGACTTTCTTGAGAATAAGTTATCAG TTACATCTGTTCCACCGTCAAGTTATCGCTTGGGTGTGAAGGCATCAAATCTTCATCAGCTATTTCCAACAAACATAATTGAAGCTTTGAAGCATTCACTTGtaatgtttgaaaaggag TTACCAGGGTTTATCTGCAACGAAGCTCTCCTTCATGGTGTAGag ACTCGGACCAGTTCCCCAGTCCAAATTCCTCGCGATATTGACTCTTACGAAAGCACTTCAGTAAAAGGACTATATCCAGTTGGTGAAGGAGCAGGTTATGCTGGTGGTATCATTAGTGCcgcggtagatggaatgcatgcTGGTTTTGCTGTGGCAAAAAAGTTCAACTTATTTCATGGAGATGTTAAGTCTGTTCTGGGAAAGGCTCATAATGCTGGTCTCGTGAAGTACTAA